One window of the Candidozyma auris chromosome 6, complete sequence genome contains the following:
- a CDS encoding alpha-ketoglutarate dehydrogenase subunit KGD4 — MRQSVALLKHVPLIKFVGGPHPHSAPSSKPQPHPCAPNGRLPQAVASTASAPLKPIELKDGEVLLRNELSKRFRYRAPSATEVEQIDSGGAELVY, encoded by the exons ATGAGACAGTCAGTGGCATTATTGAAACACGTGCCTCTCATAAAGTTTGTTGGCGGCCCACATCCACATT CTGCTCCCTCGAGCAAACCCCAACCACATCCATGTGCACCAAACGGGAGATTGCCCCAGGCTGTTGCCTCAACAGCTTCAGCTCCACTCAAGCCTATCGAGCTCAAGGATGGTGAAgtgctcttgagaaacGAGTTGTCAAAGAGATTCAGGTATAGGGCCCCTAGTGCCACTGAGGTTGAGCAGATTGACTCTGGCGGAGCTGAGCTCGTGTACTAA
- the RBR1 gene encoding Rbr1p: MHFTQVLAFASIASFAAAIGGDSGSSGGSGGSGSSGSGGESGGDSGSSGSSGSSGGESGGSSESSAPMSGNSGSSGGSSGGSSGGLGGANASAASGSPSESGSSGASGSSGSSGSGSSGSGSSESSGSGSSGSLDSSSSESSGSSSGSKSGSSSSAEGSSGASASASAGAGAKAAGGAVAVAAVVGNFLL, encoded by the coding sequence ATGCACTTCACTCAAGTACTCGCTTTCGCTTCAATTGCATCCTTCGCAGCTGCCATTGGCGGTGACTCTGGCAGCTCTGGTGGCTCTGGCGGCTCTGGATCTTCTGGATCTGGCGGTGAATCTGGCGGTGACTCCGGCAGCTCTGGATCTTCTGGATCCTCTGGCGGTGAATCTGGCGGTTCCAGTGAATCGCTGGCTCCAATGAGCGGAAACAGTGGAAGCTCCGGTGGTAGCTCCGGTGGTAGCTCTGGCGGTCTCGGAGGTGCTAACGCTTCTGCCGCTTCTGGCTCTCCCTCTGAGTCGGGCTCCTCGGGCGCTTCAGGctcctctggctcctcAGGTTCTGGCTCTTCGGGTTCTGGCTCATCTGAATCTTCTGGCTCTGGATCCTCTGGCTCGTTGGACTCGTCGCTGTCTGAGTCGTCTGGCTCAAGCTCTGGCTCCAAATCCGGCTCCAGCTCTTCCGCTGAGGGCTCCTCGGGCGCCTCCGCGTCTGCTTCAGCTGGTGCGGGCGCCAAAGCTGCCGGTGGTGCTGTTGCTGTGGCCGCCGTTGTTGGTAACTTTTTGCTCTAA
- the PDE1 gene encoding 3',5'-cyclic-nucleotide phosphodiesterase PDE1 translates to MSFDITFLGASGGPIEASTCSLLIKPHHFDYEQIKSAQESPLLQVDAGSGHLSLAELIADASSASRLLRLYEDANDLQEYLSLEPTNPFANVQGSPFSASKRILNCIPTILITHPHLDHIAALVLNSAERNFRDAQATVYGSLFTTKTLQSHVFNGKIWPNMVELGALMLAPVQANMPFTTNNGIYSITMFDLQHGTTYTDGHPVPYMSSAYLIQHNASRSKLLVFGDFEADVVSGKGLNRHIWEQIAPYVADGSLKASVVECSMCSQESCDELYGHLMPEHLIGELEVLRSYCRMKPTLKEFHVIVTHVKETPGGPDPRQKILKELGELASRSNLQVSFSMALSGISFTI, encoded by the coding sequence ATGTCTTTCGATATCACCTTCTTGGGCGCCTCCGGCGGGCCCATTGAAGCCAGCACGTGttctttgttgatcaagCCCCACCACTTTGACTATGAGCAAATCAAAAGTGCCCAGGAATCACcccttctccaagttgacGCTGGCTCGGGCCATTTACTGCTCGCGGAGCTCATTGCAGACGCTTCAAGTGCTCTGCGATTGTTAAGGTTGTATGAGGATGCCAATGACCTTCAAGAGTATCTATCGCTAGAGCCCACTAACCCATTCGCAAACGTACAGGGAAGCCCGTTTCTGGCGCTGAAGCGGATTCTCAATTGCATCCCCACAATTCTCATCACTCACCCACACTTAGACCATATCGCTGCGTTGGTGCTCAATTCGGCAGAACGTAACTTTAGAGATGCTCAGGCTACTGTGTACGGATCGCTATTCACCACAAAAACGCTCCAAAGCCATGTCTTCAATGGGAAGATCTGGCCCAATATGGTGGAGTTGGGTGCTCTAATGTTGGCGCCCGTGCAAGCAAACATGCCCTTCACAACAAATAATGGGATCTACTCAATAACCATGTTTGACCTTCAGCATGGCACTACTTATACCGACGGCCACCCAGTTCCTTACATGTCGCTGGCTTACCTTATACAACACAATGCCTCTAGGTCCAAATTACTTGTATTTGGCGACTTCGAAGCGGACGTGGTGCTGGGAAAAGGGCTTAATAGACATATCTGGGAACAGATAGCACCCTATGTGGCCGATGGCTCTCTCAAAGCTAGCGTCGTGGAATGCTCCATGTGCTCACAAGAGTCTTGTGACGAGCTCTACGGCCACCTCATGCCCGAACACCTTATAGGCGAACTAGAAGTGCTTCGATCGTACTGTAGGATGAAGCCCACCTTGAAGGAATTTCACGTTATTGTCACTCACGTTAAAGAGACACCCGGCGGGCCGGACCCGAGACAAaagatcttgaaagaaCTTGGCGAGTTGGCATCGCGAAGCAACCTACAAGTCAGCTTTTCCATGGCTCTTAGCGGAATCTCCTTCACCATATGA
- the GPI2 gene encoding phosphatidylinositol N-acetylglucosaminyltransferase, translating into MAPSPQQWKKLLYLNQPFPDNYTPDSFLDQLKRNTTVTKYSFRKLYHDFSLVSLYASLLLLVNLNFSGIYSAYWHACTSTLVSTALALVGFLVLPAIIDNVENAAENVKSNMVILLMLLLLSPVLRSLTKSTSSDSIWALSSVLTSLNVLCHDYALETSQSYRAVISTNLSFTNGIVLASRLSSSMDAFVFLVFTAEVCIVFPLFDLKLREKSYKAHFVLTLSMYAVVACIIYVIHGTWFTIVYLMGVVFVSVCLPWYFMSLQRYKNELQGPWDTAKPKINPKT; encoded by the coding sequence ATGGCTCCTCTGCCCCAGCAATggaaaaagcttctttaTTTGAACCAGCCCTTCCCAGACAATTACACGCCCGACCTGTTTTTGGACCAGCTCAAGCGGAACACCACCGTGACAAAGTACCTGTTTCGCAAACTATACCACGACTTCAGCCTAGTATCTTTGTACGCTAGTCTCTTATTGCTAGTGAATTTGAACTTTTCGGGTATTTATTCTGCTTACTGGCACGCATGCACTTCAACGTTGGTGAGCACAGCATTGGCATTGGTTGGGTTCTTGGTGCTACCGGCGATCATAGACAATGTTGAAAATGCTGCAGAGAATGTCAAACTGAACATGGTGATTTTGCTTATGCTTTTGTTGCTTTCGCCAGTGCTACGATCTTTGACCAAATCCACGTCTTCAGACTCCATATGGGCGCTTTCCAGCGTATTGACCAGTCTAAACGTGCTTTGCCATGATTACGCACTAGAAACGTCTCAAAGCTACAGGGCAGTGATATCAACAAACCTCAGTTTTACAAATGGCATTGTGTTGGCTTCTCGTCTCCTGCTGTCGATGGACGCGTTTGTGTTCTTGGTGTTCACCGCAGAAGTGTGTATTGTCTTTCCCTTATTCGACCTTAAGCTTCGTGAAAAGCTGTACAAGGCCCACTTTGTCCTCACGCTTTCGATGTATGCTGTTGTTGCGTGCATCATCTACGTCATTCATGGCACATGGTTCACCATCGTTTACCTAATGGGGGTGGTGTTTGTGCTGGTGTGTCTTCCGTGGTACTTCATGTCGTTGCAAAGATACAAGAACGAGCTCCAGGGTCCATGGGACACCGCAAAGCCCAAAATCAACCCAAAAACGTAA
- a CDS encoding chromatin modification protein produces MANPAASDQDTAANNRPPAKGQQQFTQADLNRIVMEYLNKKGFHKTEAMFRLESSNTATPSTAIPTPANTSLSGPTEISSSYTGGGKQTKADIELRELREKVARTERELRELKDKGLYERKEEELRLLKEEEEKQKRENDPDIYYRAYSILRGWVETSLDLYKPELSRILYPLFVHCYLELVSKNFIKHAKIFYDNFKDDHMILHGLEVKQLAGISLPDHLKENALAQAYRTNKYRILLSKTTMNLLLYFLHENEAVGGAVLIRIINQYLNPIISTTRPDKVLQEGEADPAEGIPGFITSTNEIDKFNEQPVLLGKLPLDEDTQKEVEAELKVKDEMTAPVDGKTLVKEFEELNEPEKDSPAADSIPLPLKDASDIKRMILAVEDSRSKMKLGAIQASAPSVCMYTFHNTNNDMTCLEFNEDSNVVAAGFQDSFIKLWSLDGRPLKSVIKRDPSNNDNTRRLVGHSGPVYGLSFSPDNKYLISSSEDKTARLWSLDTYTALVSYKGHNQPVWDVKFSPFGHYFATASHDQTARLWATDHIYPLRIFAGHINDVDCVEFHPNSNYIFTGSSDKTARMWDVQTGNAVRIFMGHTNAINCMAVSPDGRWLATAGEDTVINLWDAGSGRRLKSMRGHGRSSIYSLAFSRDGAVLVSGASDNTVRVWDVKRNTNDAGPLPEPMNGESMNGSTSVTSSAGSDAKKPAERVSRKEIVATSDHMTAYFTKKTPVYKVHFSRRNLCLAGGSLQL; encoded by the coding sequence ATGGCCAATCCAGCTGCCTCAGATCAGGATACGGCCGCAAACAACAGACCCCCAGCAAAGGGCCAACAGCAGTTCACCCAGGCAGACTTGAACCGTATTGTCATGGAGTACCTCAATAAGAAAGGTTTCCACAAGACAGAAGCCATGTTCCGCTTGGAATCCTCAAATACCGCCACGCCTCTGACCGCAATACCGACGCCTGCAAACACCTCGTTGTCAGGACCTACAGAAATCTCGCTGAGTTATACGGGAGGGGGGAAACAGACTAAAGCAGATATCGAGCTCCGCGAGTTGAGGGAGAAAGTGGCAAGAACTGAACGTGAATTACGCGAATTGAAAGACAAAGGGCTATATGAaaggaaggaagaagagcttcggctcttgaaggaggaagaagagaaacagaagCGTGAGAATGATCCAGACATCTACTACAGGGCGTACTCCATTCTTAGAGGATGGGTTGAGACCTCTTTGGATTTGTACAAGCCTGAGTTGTCACGGATTTTGTACCCGCTTTTTGTTCACTGTTACTTGGAGCTCGTATCcaagaatttcatcaaacaTGCCAAGATATTTTACGATAACTTCAAAGACGACCACATGATTCTTCATGGTTTGGAGGTAAAGCAGCTTGCAGGAATCTCTTTACCTGATCATTTGAAAGAGAACGCTTTAGCACAGGCTTACCGTACGAACAAGTACAGAATCCTCTTATCGAAGACCACGATGAACCTTTTACTTTATTTCCTTCATGAGAACGAGGCCGTCGGCGGCGCTGTTCTAATCAGAATCATCAACCAGTACCTTAATCCTATAATATCAACTACAAGACCTGATAAAGTGTTACAGGAGGGAGAGGCTGACCCTGCTGAAGGCATTCCAGGGTTCATTACGAGCACTAACGAGATTGATAAATTCAACGAGCAGCCCGTGCTTCTAGGTAAGCTACCTTTGGATGAAGATacccaaaaagaagtgGAAGCAGAGTTAAAGGTGAAAGATGAAATGACGGCTCCGGTGGACGGTAAAACGCTCGTAAAAGAGTTCGAGGAGCTTAACGAACCCGAGAAAGATTCTCCGGCTGCTGACTCGATTCCATTACCATTGAAGGATGCATCCGACATCAAGAGAATGATCCTCGCAGTGGAAGACTCTCGCAGCAAAATGAAGTTGGGAGCCATCCAGGCAAGTGCCCCTTCCGTGTGCATGTACACATTccacaacaccaacaacgATATGACCTGCCTTGAGTTCAATGAGGACTCGAACGTGGTAGCTGCAGGCTTCCAAGATagcttcatcaagctctGGAGTTTGGATGGACGTCCCCTCAAATCTGTTATTAAAAGAGATCCCAgcaacaacgacaacacTAGAAGACTAGTTGGCCACAGTGGACCCGTATACGGGTTATCCTTCTCACCAGACAACAAGTAtttgatctcttcctctgaAGACAAAACAGCGCGTCTTTGGTCGCTAGATACCTACACCGCGTTGGTATCTTACAAGGGACACAACCAGCCCGTGTGGGATGTGAAGTTTTCTCCATTTGGCCACTACTTTGCAACAGCATCTCACGATCAAACGGCACGTCTTTGGGCAACGGATCACATCTATCCATTGCGTATATTTGCCGGCCACATTAATGATGTTGACTGCGTCGAGTTCCATCCAAACTCCAACTACATCTTCACTGGATCCTCTGACAAGACCGCTCGTATGTGGGACGTGCAGACCGGTAACGCCGTGCGTATCTTTATGGGCCACACCAATGCGATCAATTGCATGGCCGTTTCACCAGATGGCAGATGGTTAGCTACAGCCGGAGAAGATACTGTGATTAATCTTTGGGACGCTGGTTCGGGTCGTCGACTCAAGAGCATGAGGGGCCATGGCCGGTCCTCGATATATTCATTGGCCTTCTCCCGTGATGGCGCAGTTCTTGTCAGTGGAGCCTCCGACAACACTGTGAGAGTGTGGGACGTGAAGAGAAACACAAATGATGCCGGCCCACTTCCAGAGCCAATGAACGGAGAGAGTATGAATGGAAGCACCAGCGTCACCTCGTCTGCGGGAAGCGACGCCAAAAAGCCAGCTGAGAGAGTGAGCAGAAAGGAGATAGTTGCTACCAGCGACCATATGACAGCGTATTTCACAAAGAAGACCCCGGTGTATAAGGTCCACTTCTCGAGGCGCAACCTCTGTCTTGCTGGTGGGTCTCTACAATTATAG
- the HXK2 gene encoding hexokinase 2: MVRLGPKPPQHRKGTFTGVSQELLDEIHKMEKMFTVSGETLDKISDHFASELTKGLSKAGGNIPMIPGWVVDYPTGEEKGEYLAIDLGGTNLRVVLVSLLGNHKFDTTQSKYALPKHMRTAKSEELWSFIADCLAKFIEEFFPDGVKSPLPLGFTFSYPASQDRITEGYLQRWTKGFDIEGVEGKDVVPMLQDAIAKQNLPVEVVALINDTTGTLVASMYTDAETKMGLIFGTGVNGAYYEVCGDIPKLEGRLEDDITPESPMAINCEYGSFDNELVVLPRTKYDVIIDKESPRPGQQSFEKMISGYYLGELLRLILLELAEEKHLIFDGQDLTKLHESFIMDTSFPARIEEDPFENLSDVQDLFQTHLNIQTTVAERKVIRRLSELLGERSARMSVCGIAAICKKRGYKTAHCAADGSVYEKYPYFKERAAQALRDIFGWADDQEDPIVIVPAEDGSGVGAAVIAALTEQRLKEGKSVGVKKA; the protein is encoded by the coding sequence ATGGTCAGATTAGGACCCAAGCCACCTCAGCACAGAAAAGGCACCTTCACCGGTGTCTCGCAAGAGTTGCTCGATGAGATCCAcaaaatggagaaaatgTTCACCGTTTCCGGCGAAACCTTAGACAAGATCTCGGACCATTTTGCCTCTGAGTTGACCAAAGGCTTGTCCAAGGCCGGAGGCAATATCCCCATGATCCCAGGTTGGGTTGTTGACTACCCAActggtgaagaaaaaggtgaaTACTTGGCCATTGACTTGGGAGGAACCAACTTGAGAGTGGTGTTGGTATCTTTGTTGGGCAACCACAAGTTTGACACCACCCAGTCGAAATACGCTTTGCCCAAGCACATGAGAACCGCCAAGAGCGAGGAGTTGTGGAGCTTCATTGCCGActgcttggccaagttcATCGAGGAGTTCTTCCCTGACGGAGTCAAAAGTCCCTTGCCTTTGGgtttcaccttctcttACCCTGCCTCTCAAGACAGAATCACCGAGGGTTACTTGCAAAGATGGACCAAAGGCTTCGACATTGAGGGCGTCGAAGGTAAAGACGTTGTGCCCATGTTGCAGGATGCCATTGCCAAGCAGAACCTCCctgttgaggttgttgcTTTGATCAACGACACCACCGGTACGTTGGTGGCCTCCATGTACACAGATGCTGAGACTAAGATGGGTCTTATCTTTGGTACCGGTGTGAACGGTGCATACTACGAGGTCTGCGGTGACATTCCAAAGTTGGAAGGCAGATTGGAAGACGACATCACCCCAGAGCTGCCAATGGCTATCAACTGCGAGTATGGTTCTTTTGACAACGAGCTCGTGGTGTTGCCAAGAACAAAGTACGACGTGATCATTGACAAAGAGTCTCCAAGACCTGGCCAGCAGTCGTTCGAGAAAATGATCTCGGGTTACTACTTGGGTGAGCTTTTGAGATTGATCCTTCTCGAGTTGGCTGAAGAGAAACACTTGATTTTCGATGGCCAGGACTTGACCAAGTTGCACGAGAGCTTCATTATGGATACCTCGTTCCCTGCTCGTATCGAGGAGGACCCATTCGAAAACTTGTCTGATGTTCAGGATCTTTTCCAGACCCACTTGAACATCCAGACCACTGTGGCCGAGAGAAAGGTGATCAGAAGATTGTCCGAGTTGCTCGGTGAGAGATCCGCCAGAATGTCCGTGTGTGGCATTGCTgccatttgcaaaaagagaggCTACAAGACCGCCCACTGTGCTGCCGACGGTTCTGTTTACGAAAAATACCCATACTTCAAGGAGAGAGCCGCCCAGGCCTTGAGAGACATCTTTGGCTGGGCCGACGACCAGGAGGACCCGATTGTCATTGTGCCTGCTGAAGATGGTTCTGGTGTCGGTGCCGCTGTCATTGCCGCCTTGACTGAACAAAGATTGAAGGAGGGCAAGTCTGTCGGTGTGAAAAAGGCATGA
- the RBR2 gene encoding putative lipase, with translation MKFSNVAGLAAFAVSGAQAADSEAVDFLTKLVSDYDDNKKQYLSFFHTASNVPEILTSIARNIPTYTDDSYTTLLDNSGVDVSSLMSYATNLPWYERIEGGSKSGSGSSSGSSSKASSSSAGGAGSVVMAPLGAVAGAVALVLL, from the coding sequence ATGAAATTCTCCAACGTTGCTGGCTTGGCTGCTTTCGCTGTCTCTGGCGCTCAGGCCGCCGACTCTGAGGCGGTTGACtttttgacaaagttggTGTCTGATTATGACGACAACAAGAAACAGTATCTCAGTTTCTTCCACACTGCCTCAAACGTTCCCGAGATTCTCACGAGTATCGCAAGAAACATTCCAACATACACTGACGACTCGTACACCACCCTTTTGGACAACTCGGGCGTCGACGTTTCGTCGTTGATGTCTTATGCCACCAACTTGCCTTGGTATGAAAGAATCGAGGGCGGCTCCAAAtctggctctggctcttCCTCGGGCTCGTCTTCTAAGGCAAGTTCTTCCTCCGCCGGCGGAGCTGGCTCTGTGGTGATGGCTCCTTTGGGCGCTGTTGCTGGTGCCGTTGCGCTTGTTTTGTTGTAA
- a CDS encoding polyphosphatase DDP1, whose product MPHDINKRLPINDTNILGMWEILHVTFPIFWWFIGARGFHFNNPMAHSPNPNLPVRAAESRVGRENQRYNPENGARMVAGCICLEQSKQKVIMISSSAHKGQWVFPKGGIELDEGDDFVLSAVRETWEEAGCEGRIVKKLPVVYDIRGSKAPVLKPGEDFDPHKVIPKSEFHFYEMSVESLSKEWPEAHKRERRWCTYSEAKHELLKGKRAELVSALDASSIIKDSAEF is encoded by the coding sequence ATGCCTCACGACATAAACAAGCGTCTACCTATCAACGATACGAATATTTTGGGCATGTGGGAAATCTTGCACGTGACTTTCCCCATATTTTGGTGGTTTATTGGTGCACGAGGTTTTCATTTCAACAACCCGATGGCCCATTCCCCAAATCCGAATTTGCCCGTGAGAGCCGCTGAGTCTCGTGTTGGCAGAGAAAACCAACGCTACAATCCAGAAAATGGCGCTCGAATGGTAGCAGGATGCATTTGTCTCGAACAATCGAAACAAAAAGTAATCATGATTCTGTCTTCAGCACACAAGGGCCAGTGGGTTTTTCCTAAAGGTGGAATTGAGCTCGACGAAGGCGACGATTTTGTATTGAGCGCCGTTCGTGAGACTTGGGAGGAGGCCGGTTGTGAAGGAAGAATTGTCAAAAAGTTGCCCGTGGTGTATGATATCAGAGGGTCCAAAGCACCGGTGTTGAAACCTGGCGAGGACTTCGATCCACACAAGGTGATTCCCAAGCTGGAGTTTCATTTTTACGAAATGCTGGTGGAACTGCTCAGTAAAGAGTGGCCGGAGGCTCATAAGAGAGAACGAAGATGGTGCACGTACAGTGAGGCCAAGCACGAGCTTTTGAAAGGGAAAAGAGCCGAGTTGGTGAGTGCCCTAGACGCTTCGAGCATAATCAAAGACAGCGCCGAGTTTTAA
- a CDS encoding proteasome core particle subunit beta 7 yields the protein MNHDPFAWGRPRDDVYGAYNRAIADAGFKETSEIPTKHTQQPIITGTSVLGLKFKNGVAIAADNMGSYGSLLRFSNIERLIRVGDETIVGISGDISDLQHIERLLHQLETEEEVYDSDGGHNLRAPHVHEYLTRLLYNRRSKMDPLWNAIIVAGFNDDRSPFMRYVDLLGVAYGASALATGFGSHLAIPLLRKLVPYDSDYEKVTKEEAHEAILNSMRVLYYRDARAGDKFTLAVLTFEDGKVNVSFEQNQKVENQNWQFAKNIIGYGSKQL from the coding sequence ATGAACCACGACCCGTTTGCCTGGGGAAGACCCCGTGATGACGTTTACGGTGCTTACAACCGTGCCATTGCTGATGCTGGATTCAAAGAAACGCTGGAAATTCCGACCAAACACACCCAGCAGCCTATAATCACTGGAACCTCCGTATTGGGACTCAAATTCAAGAACGGAGTGGCCATTGCCGCAGACAATATGGGCTCGTATGGGTCACTTCTCAGATTCAGCAATATCGAGAGATTGATTAGAGTCGGGGACGAAACGATTGTGGGCATTTCAGGAGACATATCTGACTTGCAACACATTGAGCGTCTTTTGCACCAATTGgaaacagaagaagaagtctaCGATAGCGATGGGGGCCACAACTTGCGTGCTCCCCACGTGCACGAGTACTTGACGAGGCTCTTGTACAACAGAAGGCTGAAGATGGACCCCTTGTGGAACGCCATCATTGTTGCCGGCTTCAACGATGACAGAAGTCCCTTCATGAGATATGTGGATCTTTTGGGTGTGGCGTACGGGGCACTGGCTCTTGCTACAGGCTTTGGCTCCCACTTGGCTATCCCCTTGTTGAGAAAATTGGTGCCTTACGACCTGGACTACGAGAAGGtgaccaaagaagaagcacacGAGGCCATCCTCAACTCCATGCGTGTTCTATACTACAGAGATGCCCGTGCAGGTGACAAGTTTACGTTGGCAGTGTTGACGTTCGAGGATGGGAAGGTGAATGTGAGCTTCGAGCAGAACCAAAAGGTGGAGAACCAGAACTGGCAGTTTGCTAAGAACATCATCGGCTACGGAAGCAAGCAACTATAG
- the MIM1 gene encoding Mim1p, whose protein sequence is MSIYSAVQHTEGRPNGVSDLEEANDVTVISAQLSSDELVSNEDITTTHSIIEAGRHESEQKEKEKTEVKYNNANGQLVVSFNIWNILKKGAINLVLPFINGIMLGFGEIFAHEVGFKYGFVGARVQPPRRQVQAQAQTKSRFI, encoded by the coding sequence ATGTCCATCTACCTGGCCGTACAACACACGGAAGGCCGCCCCAACGGTGTGTCAGACTTAGAGGAAGCAAACGACGTGACAGTGATAAGCGCCCAGCTATCTTCTGACGAGCTTGTCAGCAACGAGGACATTACCACCACGCACAGCATTATTGAAGCAGGCCGCCATGAGAGCGagcagaaagagaaagagaaaacagAAGTCAAGTACAACAACGCCAATGGGCAGCTCGTGGTGAGCTTCAACATATGGAACATTCTCAAAAAGGGAGCCATCAACTTGGTTTTACCGTTTATAAACGGCATCATGCTTGGTTTTGGAGAAATCTTCGCTCACGAGGTAGGGTTCAAATATGGCTTTGTGGGTGCTCGTGTGCAACCACCCAGGCGGCAGGTCCAGGCTCAAGCTCAGACCAAATCAAGATTCATATAG